The genomic DNA tggtctctcagtgtcctagtccaacactcaaagtactTGTTTAATGCATATTGCAGCTTTTGTTGTCAGATCAATAGAAATCTGGTGTTCATCTGAAAAGATATTGGTACATGTAGACAAAAATAtgattttaagtttttaaaacatctggaCTATGATATTCTAGACTATGATATTTAACAGAGGCTTTTTTCATCTTCCCATTGTCATATATTAGTGGGTGGGTAGATGattagacagatagacagacatttcttttaatctctttatgtttaatttttctcCAATTTAGGTAACATTCTGAACAACCTTAGTCTTCAATTCAAAAACAGAGAAGATGGAGGAAACCGTAGAGCTTTCACCTGATGGAAATTCTCTGATAAAAGCTGTTTATCACAGAAGACTGCGTCTCACAAGATTGTTATTAGAAGGTGGAGCCTATATCAATGAAAGCAATGACCGTGGTGAAACTCCTTTAATGGTTGCTTGTAAGACAAACCATGTGGACCCCCAAAGTGTCAGCAAAGTAAAAATGGTTAAATATCTTCTAGAAAATAAGGCAGATCCAAATATCCAGGACAAAACTGGAAAAACAGCCTTGATGCATGCATGCCTACAGAAAGCTGGCCctgaaataatttctttgctaCTTAAAAGTGGTGCAGATGTAAGTTTGCAAGATCATTCTGGCAACTCAGTTCTTGTTTACTCAGTGAACTCAGAAGataaagaaaccctgaaagttcTTTTAGATGCTTGTAAAGCAAAAGGGAAAGAAGTAATAATCATTACGAAAGACAGATCTCCATCTGGAAAACAAAGAACTAGGCAGTATTTAAATGTACCTCCAATGGATAGTGATGAATCTCAGTTTCCAGGTTCTTGCACTTCTCCATCAGATGTAGAAGTTAAAACATCTCCATCTCCATCAACAAATTCAAATCAGAAAGAAAATGCTCTCTTTAACTTTAAAGAGACTAGTTATTCTGGAAGAAAGGAAGATTCACCTGAGCCACACTCTCCTTCaaggaaaacacacacaggaCCTCAAGTGCAGCATGTATACTCCGAACCCTGGATGAAGACTACTTCAATATCAGAACAGAATCAAATATCATCTTTACAAAAAGAGCTTCAGGATATAACTCCTGAAGAAGAATTGTGTCTTAAAATTAATAGTCTAGCCCTGTCTAAGAGGTTTATCACTAGACATCACAGC from Sceloporus undulatus isolate JIND9_A2432 ecotype Alabama chromosome 2, SceUnd_v1.1, whole genome shotgun sequence includes the following:
- the ANKRD34B gene encoding ankyrin repeat domain-containing protein 34B — encoded protein: MEETVELSPDGNSLIKAVYHRRLRLTRLLLEGGAYINESNDRGETPLMVACKTNHVDPQSVSKVKMVKYLLENKADPNIQDKTGKTALMHACLQKAGPEIISLLLKSGADVSLQDHSGNSVLVYSVNSEDKETLKVLLDACKAKGKEVIIITKDRSPSGKQRTRQYLNVPPMDSDESQFPGSCTSPSDVEVKTSPSPSTNSNQKENALFNFKETSYSGRKEDSPEPHSPSRKTHTGPQVQHVYSEPWMKTTSISEQNQISSLQKELQDITPEEELCLKINSLALSKRFITRHHSIDIKDTLNFLKNFEQTASRKMSCDEINSHLLFGEPNRSEVPVEQNPDSGQTSFVSTLKSIVQRRNLGANHYSSDSQLTTSIGPLTEDSKLLLGKRKLLSPSPSLSSSSRELIENMPPTFLSRRNHAILERRGSDHSALARPGFLPPLNVNPHPPFTDIYKINATFSCGQKPLIPTAPIYPKDFKSKTLLTRRQSLQTEQIKQLVNF